The Pseudomonas orientalis genome contains a region encoding:
- a CDS encoding aldehyde dehydrogenase family protein: protein MSQAKRFDNYINGEWVTSADYCTNINPSDLSDVIGEYAKADVAQVNAAIDAARAAFPAWSTSGIQARHDALDKVGSEILARREELGTLLAREEGKTLPEAIGEVTRAGNIFKFFAGECLRLSGDYVPSVRPGVNVEVTREALGVVGLITPWNFPIAIPAWKIAPALAYGNCVVIKPAELVPGCAWALADIISRAGFPAGVFNLVMGSGRVVGDVLVNSPKVDGISFTGSVGVGRQIAVSCVARQAKVQLEMGGKNPQIILDDADLKQAVELSVQSAFYSTGQRCTASSRLIVTAGIHDQFVAAMAERMKSIKVGHALHSGTDIGPVVSQAQLDQDMKYIDIGQSEGARLVSGGGLVTCDTEGYYLAPTLFADSEAAMRISREEIFGPVANVVRVADYEAALAMANDTEFGLSAGIATTSLKYANHFKRHSQAGMVMVNLPTAGVDYHVPFGGRKGSSYGSREQGRYAQEFYTVVKTSYIGS from the coding sequence GTGTCCCAAGCAAAGCGTTTTGACAACTACATCAATGGTGAATGGGTAACCAGCGCCGACTACTGCACCAATATCAACCCGTCGGATCTTTCCGATGTGATCGGCGAATACGCCAAGGCTGACGTCGCCCAGGTCAACGCCGCTATCGATGCCGCCCGCGCCGCGTTTCCGGCCTGGTCCACCTCGGGTATCCAGGCGCGCCACGACGCGCTGGATAAAGTCGGCAGCGAAATCCTCGCCCGCCGCGAAGAGCTGGGCACGCTGCTGGCCAGGGAAGAGGGCAAGACCCTGCCCGAAGCCATCGGCGAAGTGACCCGCGCCGGTAACATCTTTAAATTCTTCGCCGGTGAATGCCTGCGCCTGTCTGGCGACTATGTGCCGTCGGTGCGCCCCGGCGTCAACGTTGAAGTCACCCGCGAAGCCCTTGGCGTGGTCGGCTTGATCACGCCGTGGAACTTCCCGATCGCCATCCCGGCCTGGAAAATCGCCCCGGCCCTGGCCTACGGCAACTGCGTGGTGATCAAGCCGGCCGAGCTGGTACCCGGCTGTGCCTGGGCACTGGCCGACATCATTTCCCGCGCCGGCTTCCCGGCCGGTGTGTTCAACCTGGTGATGGGCAGCGGCCGCGTGGTGGGCGATGTGCTGGTCAACAGCCCGAAGGTTGATGGCATCAGCTTTACCGGTTCCGTCGGTGTGGGCCGTCAGATCGCCGTCAGTTGCGTAGCGCGCCAGGCCAAGGTGCAGTTGGAAATGGGTGGCAAGAACCCGCAGATCATTCTCGACGACGCCGACCTCAAGCAGGCCGTCGAGCTGTCGGTGCAGAGCGCGTTCTACTCGACCGGCCAGCGTTGTACCGCTTCCAGCCGCCTGATCGTCACCGCCGGCATCCATGACCAGTTCGTCGCGGCCATGGCCGAGCGCATGAAGTCGATCAAGGTCGGCCACGCGCTCCACAGCGGTACCGACATTGGCCCGGTGGTTTCCCAGGCTCAGTTGGATCAGGACATGAAGTACATCGACATCGGCCAGAGCGAAGGCGCGCGGCTGGTCAGCGGCGGCGGCTTGGTGACCTGCGACACCGAAGGCTACTACCTGGCGCCGACGCTGTTTGCCGACAGCGAAGCGGCCATGCGCATCAGCCGTGAAGAGATTTTCGGCCCGGTGGCCAACGTGGTGCGGGTGGCCGACTACGAGGCGGCGCTGGCCATGGCCAACGACACCGAGTTCGGTCTCTCGGCAGGTATCGCTACCACGTCGCTGAAATATGCCAACCACTTCAAGCGCCATTCCCAGGCCGGGATGGTGATGGTCAACCTGCCGACAGCCGGGGTGGACTATCACGTTCCGTTCGGTGGCCGTAAGGGGTCGTCCTACGGTTCGCGTGAGCAGGGTCGCTATGCGCAAGAGTTCTACACCGTCGTAAAAACCAGCTATATCGGTTCGTAG